The DNA segment atcaatacattttagtattatatattaaattacttaaaatacttacattttttgtaatttatttcattttgtttgaagaaattttcttctgctacataattattaatttttttttctcaattgtcAAACACATTCAATATCCATCAGATTTACTCATATCCTTAAgctattttctttctcatcGCAAACCTCAGTTACACAtttatttcccttttcttcaaatGATGTATAGTTAAAGAGATATATAAAccttaattttatcaaattaaatcatctttaaaatatacatttgatcaattttactccttttcaatatttttaactttttatttatttgttgccTCAGTCAAAATATTTGActatcaatttaaatttcaagtGTTCAAAGTCATTAATTTATtaggtaatataaaaatattttttctctttggtttttaatttgattttatttgatttcattatttctttcaaCATTGAACTGATTTGATGTTTTCACCAAGTTTACTGAAATCCTTGTATTTTCCctcaatatttttcaaaaacaaaatcccATTTTTCATGTTgtgacttttaaaaaaatagttatttatagtataatatGAAACAGGTATGAGCAAGATTATAGAAATATCTATTATCAGACAATAACGAAAACGAGACACAAATGTTATACTAAATcgaaatgaatttaatttttacttcgaaaaaaatatgagattttAAAGAAGGAATGAATATACTCAACGTTACATTATACATGTCCCCCCATTGTTATACCTACTTGACTAACAAACatgcatattttaatttaaataaaatgcgTATTTTAAGTGTGTATAGTCcctctaaaattgaaaaatcacTGATTTGATCTCTACTATAATGTAACATTGTTACTTGGTAGTgtgttttaaatgaaaattcaaCTAGTCATTCAAAGCTatataaaacttagagtaaTAGAAATCAACATAATATTTTACAGGAATCTAAACTAAATTTGACACATTTTAAAATGACTAAAAgtaattatatgaaattttatgaaaaaataaataaataaaactttatgtATAACTTGAAATCAAAATTCAGTCGttttacaaactaaaaatatatttaaactaaatttaaagataagaaaatagGTAAAGATTAAAAAGAGCTAAAGTATATATATCTACGTATCTCTAGGAGAGgatttatattgataaagaaaagaaataatactGACATTTAGgttaaaggaaaaatgaaagaaataacttttataaaacgGTGCCCTTACtgtatataattaagaaaagaaataatatttttgggtaaaagagaaatgaaagaaataaatggtGATTCTTATCATACTAATTCCCAAATAGTTTTCCTCGTCTTGCTAAATGGCtccacttttattttatttgtacgCATTCAactctacatattttttatcttacaaATTCTTCTCTTCAAGTTGAAAGAGAagatttaaaagattttttaaaaatcatatgatttgatgtaaaaaacaattattaaaataatacccTTTTGTCCTTCAAAATAACCTCCTACAACTGATTAAGAAtattaataatcgattaatttaACTAAGATTCTTGAATGCCGGCGTtacgatattttattgattgttataatcttttaaaaatttaaataatgttgtTGACCAACATTGCTTTTTTGACTTGGCCAGTGAGATGAATGTATATGAACTCTTAACTAAAACTTGGGAAAAACACAACATTTAAAAACCaccaataaaattttatagcttttacaaaaatttaaccATATTATAAGAAATAAGTAAGAACATGTTGAAAAAGTAATCAAACTTCAACAAAGTCCAAGTTTTATCTTACTGACCTCACAACAAAAAGGTTGAAAACGTTTTCACAAGACTGCTAAAACAATCAAACAAGAAGAGAGGTGTAACACCCTGCAATTACATTATGTGAAACCTCAGTTAAAAGGGACAATTATTAACTGAATGGCCAACACCTAAAACTGGTTTTAAGATTGATGAATCCCTTAACAGAAGGCTCTCatacttaaattattaaaccaTGGCGTATACCTACTCTTAACAAAACAACAAGGCCGCCACCACTGCCGGCAACAATACAACAATGGTTCTGAGATTGCAAAATTTTGATTTGGTTCTTAGGAATATCCAGTTACCTACCAGACATGTGTTTGAGGTGTTCAATTACTGGTTTGCAAATTTGATTCCCTTCTCAATTGATGATTTGAGTTCACCCTTAAGGCTCTCTAGGCCTTGTTTCTCAAAATCAGAGAGAGGTCCCAATCCCAGAACTTCCTCCACACCGTTCTTCCCCAGCCTCACCTGCAACACATTTTCATCATGGTGTCAATAGCAATAGGCAGTAAACCAACATGGATGACCATTTATGCCGGTTGGTCAAGGCGGTCACTATATCACAGACATCAGTTCAAAGTTCAATCACAGGGTTAAACTGTGATTGAACAATGGTTGAAATGGTGTAACATGTTAACAATACTAGAAACTTAAAATAACTTCATATAACTTTTTCACATTCAAATTTTACACATCAAATAAATCTTtgtgaaaataacaaaatacttGACAATCTTTACTTTTAAGGAAAAAAGTAAATCTTCACTTTAAAACCTTCAGcttgttttaatttgttgaccaatagatttttcagtttttgacCAGTTCAAATTGGAGACCAGTTTTGTCATTCTAGGACTGGACACAAACTAACCAGTCTAACAACAGAGGTTAAAAGCAAGTAGGGCCATATGCATGGTGAAAATATACGAATCTTAGGTACTGTTTGGTTTGAGGAAACAGTCTGTTCacactaatatttataaaatggaaCCTTAATTGTTttcactaattttataaaaaagatatgtaTTTTTCACAAATCGGGGAGCCCCCTTTAAGCACGGGAAGCAGTAAAATTTGAAACACAATAAAATGATGCAGTTCAGTGACCTTTGAAGCAAAGAAAGGAAGTTCAGTGACAGTGGATTGCACAAATGAGCACTCAACAACATCTGGTACCCCATTAAGGCCCTTGAGACAAGCATCAGCGAAAAGGGCACCAGCATATCTGCAagatacataataaaataaaatacaagattAGATTTTACATCAGTCTTGCATTAGTATCAATGATCTTCTCTGACTAactttaaagataaataattagttaatgACACACTTACGCCATGGACAAAGTTGCAGAACCCTTTCCAGCCTTAGCTTCGACAACTTCTGTTCCTCCATCTTGAGTCCTCTTTGTAAGAGCCTTGATGACATCATCATCAAGATTGGCTTTTGGTGTAGCCTATACAATTGAAAAACAGTTAGAAGGATTCAGTACACAAATACCAAGCTAGGCAAACAGATTAGATATCAGGGAGGAAAATTAGATTCATAGAGCAGAAAGGTACTTGAGAAAATAGGGGTAGAATAGTAATGCCTGCATGGCCACCCACAACAGGCACATTGACACCTGCagaaacagaaaacaaacccaaatcaaatcaaatgttaCATACAACtaaatacaaattattcttcaaaaGAGGAAATACATTATTACAACCCCTACCCACTTGCAAGAAACactactgtttttttttttcttgaaattagtTGGAATTTTCTTCACACAACCATGAAAATGAAATCTGAGATCAAACAGTCTACCTCAGTTGTTCCATCAGTAGGTTGCTAAATAAATCACCACCAAAGCAAGACAATATAGCAATTATGTTTGTCACAGTAGACTTACCATCAACTGGAACATTGGCTTTCCCAGCATAGAAAGTTTTTGCCCTGACGACATCAAGGGTGGTTACACCAAATAGTCTCTTCTCATCATATGTTCCAGCTTTCTTGAAAACTTCAGCCGCAATAGGAACAGTGGAGTTCACAGGATTGCTTATCATGTTCACAAGGGCCTGATtccaaagataaaaatattcagTATCAAATAAAAAGTCATACTATAAAACAGGACATGCACACAATTACACTTTTGATTACTAAATCCTATGCTTCAAGTGGGTGAGGAAAGAATTCATATCAACCAATTAATAATACCATCAACCATCATAACTAGCGGAAATCAAATATCACAAATCTCACCCTACAAACCAATTTTGTGatattgagttaggcttaaaacccactttcaacaatgatttcaaaatcattcaaaatctATCCTAAAAAAATTTGTAGGAACTATTGTTCCACCCACTCTCAGGTTCTCTATAATCCCACATTCAAAATGTCTTGTCCTTGATGTAAAATGATGTACTAGAAATTCCATATCAAATAGAAATATGACCCAATTATTATATATAGGTTGATAcaaaacctcaccttacaagccattATTTTAGAGTTGAAATGTCGAAGATTTGACATCAATTAGAGATACAGCCAACTgacaatatataaatgtaaacctcaccttacaaattCATTTTGCAAGATTATGTTATACTTAAATTCCACTTGCACAAAATGGTATGATAATcatttagaatcttcctaatcaAATTTATTAGGCCAATCATACACACCATTATTGAAAATCCCCTTGTCATACAATCGAGTTGTCAAGGCCTCTATGTGAGGAGATGTAAGATCCCACATTGACTAAAGATATgactatattatataatatataaattgataccATTCCCACTTTACAAGTCAATTTTATGAGTTTGAGTTCGGCTTAAAACATATTTCCttaagaattataaattttagtatcAATTCAATTCCCAAAACTTTTTCATCAGAAAAATAGCCACTTTTAAATAGTGCATCCGtagtaaagaaataaataatcatcaaaaaccaaacatAATGAAGGTTCCCTAAACCATTATATATGTTTTCCACAGATAAATTCAGCAAAACAATACTAACAGTGCCAACAACATtaactaacaaaaaatatatgaaaaaacaaCTCAAGGAAAAAGACACTCACATGGGGGCAGTATTTAGAAATAGCAGTACAAAGTGCCTTGACAATGCCAGCATTGATATTAAAAAGATCATCCCGGGTCATTCCAGGCTTTCTGGGCACACCAGCAGGAATTATAACAACATCTGCACCCTCCAAAGCTTTGCCAAGCTCTTCCTCACCTTGGTACCCTACAACCTGTAATCccaatcaacaaaataaataaaatctcgATCATTACACTATAGTAAACATTGCGCATAGTTCCAAAAGAGCTCAAGCAATTGTACTAAAACATAAAACTACAATAATGCCTGCATCATTGCAAAACCTCCACAAGAAAGCTACATCAATGCACAAAATAAGAATAGCTCAACATTAAACTACAGTTAAGTTTGcatttttggaaaaattaaGCACAAAACGGGTGTGTTAGTGCAACTCCTGCTATTAATATCAAAACATAGTAAATGTCCACCTGCCAAATAAACCTAAAAGGGTAGATCCATGTGCCTAAGATAAATAACTCAATTCATCGTTACATTAACATCAAACTACAGCAAAACTTCCATTCTGAACCGTTCCCTCCCCcaaggaaaaaaaagagtagATCAGTACATCTCCGCGATACCGTTCGAATAATAATACTACAACATTAAAGTATAGTATACTCATTAGATCATTATGCCACATAAATGGGCTCGAGATCAACAGTTCAAGAAAAAACTGTAGATGATCTTATCCACAAAATAGGTGTCATcgcaaaatttaaaaagaaataaccataatcaaaacagaataaaaacagaggGCGAATTAACCCTCCAGAGTTCCCGATCCCTCTGAAAAAACAACACCAAAAAACACTAAATCTAGCaccttaacaaaatttcaacaatGATGACACGATACCGTATATCAAACCTCATTAAAGCTTCACTCTTTCCAAGAAACCCACAAATGGGTACACAAAAAGCCGCACTACACAAAGCTCGTAACTTTACAACGACCCTATAAAGGGCACCTCGTAAAAACACAGCAAAGTCTataattctgaaaaaaaaaaaaacataataatataatccGGTTAAGAGGGTAGATCGGGGGTACCTTAGATCTGGTGTTAATGTGGCTGACATCGGCGGCAACGCCGGGGGTTCCGGCGATATCGTAGAGGGAGAGACTAGAAACGAGGGGGTTAAGCTTCATTAGAAGGGAAAGGGGCTGCCCGATCCCACCGGCGGCACCGAGAACAGCGACCTTGCGTTCCGGCCCGGGCTCAGAGGCGTAGCCACGGCGGGACAAGTGAGAGACGCCGCGGGTGGCGGCGGAGTGGAGAGATCTGAGCATGGATGGCTTCACCATTGTTCTCTCTCTTTGGAGTTAGCTTCGAGACTCAGCTtttcggaaaaaaaaaaactcgagagagaaaaaagaataaagagtTTGTGCGAGAAGGGTCACAATTTATGGTGAGAGTGTTAGTGGGTGAGTGAATCTGAGCCTGCAGGTTTTTAGGGTCCACACGAAATAAAggtgtttataaaaaataagggTTATCTTGTGAAataggagaagaaagaagaggtaATAAAATTAGAgagatataaatataatttctataaaaatgaaaacaaaattattttccaatgttttaaagtttacgttcgtttatttaatctttataaaactAGTAAACTTCAgttataaactttttaacatatttttttctttataaaatttaaaaggagTATTTATTTTGGAATATGGAAACAATACTTTTGGGTCTTACAAATTTTAGTAGGTACATTTGAATGTGATGATATTAGTACATAAAAGCCCTAGGtgttatttaaaatagtttccTTCCCTTcatttacacaattttttttaatgtagaagattttaaatatatatatatatatatatatatatatatatatatatatatatatatatatgagtttgctaATTTTATTGGTAGATTTTACCAATGTGtatcgggtttcagtagacaaaagtACTCTCATATCATGAATTCTATTTAAGgttaactatattttaataattctcaaaataaaaaaaataaaataaaaaaacctctcaaacccttactcacttctctcattcctcttaactctttctctttcatctcttttactCCAACcttttgtcatccctactctagtcccaattgaaaaaaataaatcagaaacatttgtcttattttaataattttcattctcaaaacttaaaaaaaaaaaaaaaaaaaaaNNNNNNNNNNNNNNNNNNNNNNNNNNNNNNNNNNNNNNNNNNNNNNNNNNNNNNNNNNNNNNNNNNNNNNNNNNNNNNNNNNNNNNNNNNNNNNNNNNNNNNNNNNNNNNNNNNNNNNNNNNNNNNNNNNNNNNNNNNNNNNNNNNNNNNNNNNNNNNNNNNNNNNNNNNNNNNNNNNNNNNNNNNNNNNNNNNNNNNNNNNNNNNNNNNNNNNNNNNNNNNNNNNNNNNNNNNNNNNNNNNNNNNNNNNNNNNNNNNNNNNNNNNNNNNNNNNNNNNNNNNNNNNNNNNNNNNNNNNNNNNNNNNNNNNNNNNNNNNNNNNNNNNNNNNNNNNNNNNNNNNNNNNNNNNNNNNNNNNNNNNNNNNNNNNNNNNNNNNNNNNNNNNNNNNNNNNNNNNNNNNNNNNNNNNNNNNNNNNNNNNNNNNNNNNNNNNNNNNNNNNNNNNNNNNNNNNNNNNNNNNNNNNNNNNNNNNNNNNNNNNNNNNNNNNNNNNNNNNNNNNNNNNNNNNNNNNNNN comes from the Vigna radiata var. radiata cultivar VC1973A chromosome 2, Vradiata_ver6, whole genome shotgun sequence genome and includes:
- the LOC106756295 gene encoding malate dehydrogenase, mitochondrial codes for the protein MVKPSMLRSLHSAATRGVSHLSRRGYASEPGPERKVAVLGAAGGIGQPLSLLMKLNPLVSSLSLYDIAGTPGVAADVSHINTRSKVVGYQGEEELGKALEGADVVIIPAGVPRKPGMTRDDLFNINAGIVKALCTAISKYCPHALVNMISNPVNSTVPIAAEVFKKAGTYDEKRLFGVTTLDVVRAKTFYAGKANVPVDGVNVPVVGGHAGITILPLFSQATPKANLDDDVIKALTKRTQDGGTEVVEAKAGKGSATLSMAYAGALFADACLKGLNGVPDVVECSFVQSTVTELPFFASKVRLGKNGVEEVLGLGPLSDFEKQGLESLKGELKSSIEKGIKFANQ